In one window of Coralliovum pocilloporae DNA:
- the ubiG gene encoding bifunctional 2-polyprenyl-6-hydroxyphenol methylase/3-demethylubiquinol 3-O-methyltransferase UbiG → MADDQNPRTTVDDAEVERFSAMADQWWDPTGKFRPLHKFNPVRLGYLKETVCRHFNRDINDPEAFKGLRLLDIGCGGGLLSEPMARLGANVIGADASETNIRIAQLHAERSELSIDYRATTAEALADAGEQFDVVLNMEVVEHVADVKLFMTATARMVKPGGLMFVATINRTLKAYALAIVGAEYVLQWLPKGTHQYEKLVKPSELEIALAPTGLEVIDQTGVSFNPLTDQWIRTSDMNVNYMIVTHRPE, encoded by the coding sequence ATGGCAGACGATCAGAACCCGCGCACCACGGTGGATGATGCCGAGGTAGAACGCTTTTCTGCAATGGCCGACCAGTGGTGGGATCCGACGGGAAAATTCCGTCCCCTGCACAAGTTCAACCCCGTTCGTCTTGGATATCTCAAGGAAACCGTCTGCCGGCATTTCAACCGTGACATCAACGACCCCGAGGCTTTCAAAGGTCTCAGACTGCTGGATATCGGCTGTGGAGGCGGTCTTCTCTCTGAACCCATGGCCCGGCTTGGTGCGAATGTGATTGGTGCAGATGCCTCAGAGACCAATATCCGCATCGCTCAACTCCACGCCGAGCGCAGTGAGCTGTCCATTGACTACAGAGCGACCACGGCAGAGGCTCTGGCTGATGCAGGCGAACAGTTCGACGTGGTTCTCAATATGGAAGTTGTCGAGCATGTGGCGGACGTCAAGCTGTTCATGACGGCAACAGCACGCATGGTCAAACCCGGCGGACTGATGTTTGTCGCGACCATCAACCGCACCTTGAAGGCCTATGCGCTGGCCATTGTGGGTGCGGAATACGTGCTGCAATGGCTGCCCAAAGGAACGCATCAGTACGAAAAGCTGGTCAAACCGTCAGAACTTGAAATCGCACTGGCGCCAACGGGCCTTGAAGTGATTGATCAGACAGGCGTCAGTTTCAATCCACTCACCGATCAGTGGATCAGAACATCCGACATGAATGTGAATTACATGATTGTCACGCACCGGCCCGAGTAA
- a CDS encoding DUF1178 family protein gives MIKYSLQCDMKHEFEGWFRSADDFERQADLGVLSCPTCGSGTVTKTLMAPAVSTSRKKTVTAMVAQEEQQRQMVEALKELRNKVTESADYVGDKFAEEARRIHYGEVEHRGIYGEATTDEARELIDEGVDFMPLPELPEDRN, from the coding sequence ATGATCAAATACAGTCTTCAATGTGATATGAAGCATGAGTTTGAGGGCTGGTTCCGATCGGCTGACGACTTTGAGCGCCAGGCTGACCTGGGTGTTCTGTCCTGCCCCACATGCGGGTCCGGTACGGTTACAAAAACCCTGATGGCCCCTGCTGTTTCCACCAGCCGCAAGAAGACGGTCACCGCCATGGTGGCGCAGGAAGAGCAACAGCGGCAGATGGTGGAGGCTCTGAAAGAGCTGCGCAACAAAGTGACTGAGAGCGCTGACTATGTGGGTGACAAATTCGCAGAAGAAGCGCGTCGTATCCACTACGGAGAGGTGGAGCACCGCGGCATCTATGGTGAGGCCACAACGGATGAAGCAAGAGAGCTGATCGACGAAGGTGTCGATTTCATGCCCTTGCCGGAGCTTCCCGAAGACAGAAACTGA
- a CDS encoding ComF family protein, which yields MLRNPIERATVSGIGRAALNWLLPSFCPSCRILVASGDGFCMQCWSRLNWIERPYCERLGIPFAYDIGSGALSAEAIANPPPFGRARAAVLYDERVQRVIHRFKYLDQPELSHFLGPMLLRAAGDLLAHADLIVPVPLHRRRLWQRRYNQSAELARTLGCLSGIAVDFDGFERIKPTIRQVGLVARDRKRNVQGAFRVTDNGRASFFGKSVLLVDDVLTTGATVDACTRALLRGGCRSVDVVTFARVAAPGGSPI from the coding sequence ATGTTGCGCAATCCGATTGAACGAGCAACTGTTTCCGGGATTGGACGAGCTGCGCTGAACTGGCTTTTGCCGTCATTCTGTCCGTCTTGCCGTATACTCGTTGCATCCGGAGACGGGTTCTGCATGCAGTGCTGGTCCCGGTTGAACTGGATTGAGCGGCCCTATTGCGAACGCCTTGGAATACCCTTTGCCTATGATATCGGTTCTGGTGCTCTGTCTGCGGAGGCTATTGCTAACCCGCCGCCCTTCGGCCGGGCGCGGGCTGCGGTTCTTTATGATGAGCGTGTCCAGCGTGTCATTCACCGTTTCAAATATCTGGACCAGCCGGAACTGAGCCATTTTCTCGGTCCTATGCTTCTGCGTGCTGCTGGAGACCTTCTGGCGCATGCGGATCTTATTGTGCCTGTGCCATTGCATAGAAGACGCCTTTGGCAGCGACGTTACAATCAGTCTGCGGAGCTTGCCAGAACTCTTGGGTGCCTCTCGGGAATTGCTGTGGATTTTGACGGCTTTGAACGAATCAAGCCGACAATCCGGCAAGTGGGACTGGTTGCCCGGGATCGCAAGCGTAATGTTCAGGGTGCCTTTCGTGTGACCGATAACGGTCGTGCCAGTTTCTTTGGCAAGTCGGTTCTGCTGGTCGATGATGTCCTGACAACCGGAGCGACGGTGGATGCCTGTACACGTGCGCTTCTGCGGGGAGGATGCCGTTCTGTCGATGTTGTGACCTTTGCAAGGGTTGCAGCGCCGGGGGGATCTCCCATATAA
- a CDS encoding carbon-nitrogen hydrolase family protein translates to MTSFRAACVQMCSGRKVSDNLKEAEALVRAAAGQGAHYVLTPEMTTIMELDRASMQDEVTAETDHEVLATFSGLARDLKIALHVGSVAVRLDDGHLANRAYLFGTDGRLQASYDKLHMFDVDLAGGESYRESASYQAGQDAVLADLPWGRLGFSICYDVRFPHLYRTYAKAGSDFVAIPAAFTEQTGRAHWHVLLRARAIETGCFVFSAAQSGAHDDGRRTYGHSMIIDPWGAILAEAEDGPGFITAEIDPQLTEKARSRIPALSHDRHFSIQMAGLADDAEAAS, encoded by the coding sequence ATGACGTCATTTCGAGCGGCCTGTGTGCAAATGTGCTCAGGCCGGAAAGTCAGCGATAATCTGAAGGAAGCTGAAGCTCTTGTCAGAGCCGCGGCCGGGCAGGGTGCTCATTATGTGCTGACGCCGGAAATGACGACGATCATGGAGCTTGATCGTGCATCCATGCAAGATGAAGTAACCGCTGAAACCGATCACGAGGTTCTTGCCACTTTTTCCGGTCTGGCGCGGGATCTGAAGATTGCCCTCCATGTGGGGTCCGTTGCTGTGCGCCTTGATGATGGCCATCTTGCCAACCGGGCTTATCTGTTCGGTACAGATGGCCGTCTGCAGGCTAGTTATGACAAGCTGCATATGTTTGACGTGGATCTGGCCGGTGGAGAAAGTTATCGGGAATCGGCGTCCTATCAGGCCGGACAGGATGCGGTTCTGGCCGACCTGCCCTGGGGGCGGCTCGGGTTCTCTATCTGTTATGATGTGCGCTTTCCCCATCTTTACCGGACTTACGCAAAGGCAGGGTCCGATTTCGTCGCGATTCCAGCCGCTTTTACTGAACAGACCGGTCGGGCGCACTGGCATGTACTGCTCCGGGCCAGGGCAATTGAAACCGGGTGTTTTGTCTTTTCTGCTGCGCAGAGCGGAGCGCATGATGACGGAAGGCGGACCTATGGACATTCGATGATTATCGATCCATGGGGCGCAATCCTGGCCGAGGCGGAAGATGGACCTGGTTTTATCACGGCTGAGATTGATCCTCAGTTGACTGAAAAGGCCCGCAGTCGGATACCGGCTCTCTCTCATGACCGGCATTTCTCTATCCAGATGGCCGGGCTTGCGGACGATGCCGAGGCGGCATCATGA
- a CDS encoding peptidylprolyl isomerase yields the protein MISSLRPVAFAAATLLTSTLAIGSMTGLASAEDSKIVAKVNGQVITESDIEFASIDFQEQLARVPEANRRQTIIDLLVDTFVFAEAAEGQNLDKNETFEKRMAFLRRRALRNAYFSEVVEKAVTDADIKARYDQEIGQITPEQETRARHILVKTEDEAKAIIKELDGGADFAELAKTKSTGPSGPGGGDLGYFAHGRMVKPFADAAFSMDIGSHSKEPVQTQFGWHVIKVEDRRSQELPSFEAVKDQVRDIVIADKLQSVLKDLKDKAKIEIIKPAE from the coding sequence ATGATCTCTTCTCTTCGCCCGGTGGCTTTTGCAGCCGCGACTCTTCTGACTTCAACCCTTGCCATCGGCTCAATGACCGGGCTCGCATCGGCAGAAGACAGCAAGATTGTCGCCAAGGTAAACGGGCAGGTGATCACCGAGTCTGATATCGAATTCGCATCCATCGATTTCCAGGAGCAACTGGCCCGTGTCCCGGAAGCCAACCGGAGACAGACCATTATTGACCTCCTCGTTGACACATTTGTGTTTGCGGAAGCTGCAGAAGGCCAGAATCTCGACAAGAACGAGACATTCGAAAAACGGATGGCCTTTCTCCGTCGCCGTGCCCTGCGCAATGCCTATTTCTCCGAAGTGGTCGAAAAAGCTGTAACGGACGCGGATATCAAGGCCCGCTATGATCAGGAAATCGGTCAGATCACACCAGAGCAGGAAACCCGCGCCCGGCATATTCTGGTCAAGACGGAAGACGAAGCCAAAGCCATCATCAAGGAACTTGATGGCGGCGCTGATTTCGCAGAACTCGCAAAGACCAAATCAACCGGCCCCAGCGGCCCGGGTGGTGGTGATCTCGGCTATTTTGCCCATGGCCGCATGGTGAAACCCTTTGCCGACGCCGCATTCTCCATGGACATCGGCAGCCACAGCAAAGAACCGGTTCAGACACAGTTCGGCTGGCACGTCATCAAGGTGGAAGATCGTCGTTCCCAGGAACTGCCGAGCTTTGAGGCCGTCAAGGATCAGGTGCGCGATATCGTGATTGCCGACAAGCTTCAGTCTGTCCTGAAAGACCTGAAGGACAAGGCGAAGATCGAAATCATCAAGCCTGCTGAGTAA
- the grxC gene encoding glutaredoxin 3 translates to MAQVTIYTRQFCGYCSRAKKLLEKKGAKYKEHDATYSPALKAEMVKKANGKKTFPQIFIGDKHVGGCDELFDLEWDGKLDKLLAA, encoded by the coding sequence ATGGCGCAAGTAACAATCTATACCCGCCAGTTTTGCGGCTATTGCTCTCGTGCGAAGAAACTTCTGGAAAAGAAGGGTGCCAAATACAAGGAGCACGACGCCACATACTCTCCGGCTCTGAAGGCGGAAATGGTCAAGAAGGCAAATGGCAAGAAAACATTCCCGCAGATTTTTATCGGCGACAAGCACGTTGGTGGCTGTGATGAGTTGTTTGACCTTGAGTGGGACGGCAAGCTGGATAAATTGCTTGCGGCCTGA
- a CDS encoding Flp family type IVb pilin, with the protein MLRKFLKDDRGATAVEYGLILAMISILGLAALDDTPIDDIFGRLGNLISASGASGQ; encoded by the coding sequence ATGTTGCGCAAATTCCTGAAAGATGATCGAGGAGCCACGGCCGTAGAATATGGCCTGATTCTGGCTATGATTTCGATTCTTGGTCTTGCTGCGCTGGATGATACGCCAATTGATGATATTTTCGGACGTCTGGGTAATCTGATTTCTGCGTCAGGTGCGTCGGGTCAATAA
- a CDS encoding methyltransferase domain-containing protein, which yields MTSRLFNRQQQFAIQARALRYHGNKATFLYEAAVDDILDRLSVISRDFAQTVALTDPTGYLSTGLRALPNIGQITRTAWSQDQDPDLVTDEEVLPFSRETLNLIVSPIALQWANDLPGILIQARRALKPDGLLIGSMLGGETLYELRDVLTTAELELRDGAALRVIPSLDIQTMGGLLQRTGFSLPVIDQDAITVRYSTFIDLIRDIRAMGGTSAFADKRTPALNRSILHRAEALYQEKYSDSDGRIRATFQIISFSGWAPHESQQRPLEPGGAKQRLEDAVRAFDKDK from the coding sequence ATGACAAGCAGACTCTTCAACCGACAGCAGCAATTTGCCATTCAGGCTCGCGCTCTGAGATATCATGGCAACAAGGCAACCTTTCTGTATGAAGCTGCTGTTGATGATATTCTCGACCGCCTCAGTGTCATCTCCCGTGACTTCGCGCAAACCGTGGCTCTGACAGACCCGACAGGCTATTTGTCAACCGGTCTCCGCGCGCTCCCGAACATTGGCCAGATCACAAGAACAGCATGGTCCCAGGATCAGGACCCGGACCTGGTCACAGATGAGGAAGTCCTGCCCTTTTCCCGGGAAACACTCAATCTGATTGTGAGCCCGATTGCACTGCAATGGGCCAATGACCTGCCGGGAATACTGATTCAGGCGAGGCGGGCACTGAAGCCAGACGGCCTGTTGATTGGTTCAATGCTGGGCGGCGAGACGCTTTACGAGCTGAGAGATGTGCTGACAACTGCAGAACTCGAGTTGAGAGATGGTGCAGCACTGCGCGTCATCCCGTCACTGGATATCCAGACAATGGGCGGTCTCCTGCAGCGGACCGGTTTCAGCCTTCCTGTCATTGATCAGGACGCAATCACAGTTCGCTACAGCACATTTATCGATCTGATTCGGGATATCCGAGCCATGGGCGGCACATCGGCTTTCGCTGACAAAAGAACCCCGGCCCTCAATCGATCAATCCTGCACCGGGCTGAAGCGCTCTATCAGGAAAAATATTCCGATTCCGACGGGCGTATCCGCGCCACATTCCAGATCATCTCATTTTCCGGCTGGGCACCGCATGAGAGCCAACAGCGCCCTCTTGAACCAGGCGGCGCAAAGCAGCGTCTGGAAGACGCTGTCCGAGCTTTTGACAAGGACAAATAG
- the argJ gene encoding bifunctional glutamate N-acetyltransferase/amino-acid acetyltransferase ArgJ, with protein sequence MMDAVSPFAPADYPDFPSVEGVRFATEAAGIKYQGRTDVLLTLFDPGTEVAGVFTTSRCPSAPVEWCRAHLAGGKARALVVNSGNANAFTGMKGRNTVKATADFAAEAVGCAPEEVFLASTGVIGEPMDPAPFGQVLKGMTQAASDNRLLDAARAIMTTDTFPKAASRTVGIGGVPVTITGIAKGAGMIAPDMATMLSFIFTDAPVSAKALQAMLSKGVKDTFNAITVDSDTSTSDTVMLFATGKAADRGAPRIEEAGDRKLSGFKKALNDLLRELSHSVVKDGEGLRKFVEVQVTGATSKASARKIGKSIADSPLVKTAVAGEDANWGRVVMAVGKAGESADRDKLAIWFGDIRVAVGGERDPDYSEDAASAYMQNAEIVIRVDLGLGRGRDTVWTCDLTKEYVAINGDYRS encoded by the coding sequence ATCATGGACGCAGTTTCACCATTTGCGCCCGCAGACTATCCGGATTTTCCGAGTGTTGAGGGCGTCCGCTTTGCAACTGAGGCTGCCGGAATCAAATATCAGGGCCGGACGGATGTCCTGCTCACCCTGTTTGATCCGGGTACGGAGGTGGCCGGCGTTTTCACAACATCCCGCTGCCCGTCAGCACCGGTTGAATGGTGCCGGGCGCATCTCGCTGGTGGCAAGGCCCGTGCTCTGGTGGTCAATTCCGGCAATGCCAATGCCTTTACCGGCATGAAAGGCCGAAACACCGTCAAGGCCACAGCCGATTTTGCGGCAGAAGCCGTCGGATGCGCGCCTGAAGAGGTTTTCCTGGCTTCAACCGGCGTCATCGGCGAGCCCATGGATCCCGCACCCTTTGGGCAGGTTCTCAAAGGCATGACCCAAGCTGCTTCAGATAATCGGCTGCTGGACGCGGCACGGGCCATCATGACCACGGACACGTTTCCGAAAGCCGCCAGTCGCACCGTCGGGATAGGCGGCGTGCCGGTGACCATCACCGGCATTGCCAAAGGTGCCGGGATGATCGCACCGGATATGGCGACCATGCTGTCCTTCATCTTCACCGATGCACCTGTTTCGGCAAAAGCCCTCCAGGCCATGCTGTCGAAAGGAGTCAAGGACACCTTCAACGCCATCACCGTCGACAGCGACACCTCCACCAGCGACACGGTCATGCTGTTCGCCACCGGCAAAGCAGCCGACAGGGGTGCACCACGCATTGAGGAAGCCGGAGATCGCAAGCTCTCCGGTTTCAAGAAAGCCCTGAATGATCTTCTCCGGGAGCTGTCCCATTCTGTGGTCAAGGACGGCGAAGGCCTGCGGAAATTCGTCGAGGTCCAGGTCACAGGCGCAACATCCAAAGCGTCAGCCCGCAAGATCGGCAAGTCAATTGCTGATTCGCCTCTGGTCAAAACCGCTGTTGCAGGAGAAGACGCCAACTGGGGTCGGGTGGTGATGGCCGTCGGCAAGGCCGGGGAATCTGCGGACCGGGACAAGTTGGCCATCTGGTTTGGCGATATCCGGGTAGCCGTTGGTGGGGAACGGGATCCGGATTATTCCGAGGATGCCGCCTCGGCCTATATGCAGAACGCGGAAATCGTCATCCGGGTTGACCTGGGACTGGGACGCGGCAGGGATACGGTCTGGACCTGTGATCTGACCAAGGAATATGTGGCCATCAACGGAGATTATCGGAGCTGA
- a CDS encoding SLC13 family permease, translating to MGLEIGFFMSFDQIALFSLFGLVFVFLLWGRFRYDLVAFCALLIALLLGLVPKEDAFSGFGHPATVIVALVLIVSRGLINSGAIDVLTRHLIDPARGLPGHISLIGGLGGLLSGFMNNVAALALLMPVEIQASKRAGRAVGLTLMPLAFATILGGLFTLIGTPPNIIIAAFREQALGQPFAMFDFAPVGLICAVVGIAFIALVGWRLIPRAGNGGDGEKAGFEIENYIAELLVPEGSGAVGQRIADLDDTAEEADAALIGLVRNGKRKPGRARLEEIAAGDILVVEARPDAIDRLRGLLTLEYAGEEYHAKAAAGGMSLIEVVVPRDARIDGRSALSLGLLYRQGVTLLGVSRQGRKFRNRVRKLPIEAGDVLLLLGPSERLSDVTQWLGCLPLAERGLSVTQRSKALPAALIFAAAIALASFGLVYLPVALACAAVLYVLLNIVPLREVYDQIEWPVVVLLGSMIPLGSALEQAGGTGLIASGIITLTDGYTAPVVLALLMVVTMTLSDVLNNTATTVIAAPIAIEIAQTLQVNPDAFLMGVAISASCAFLTPIGHKNNTLIMGPGGYAFGDYWRMGLPLELIVIAVAVPSILFFWPL from the coding sequence ATGGGGCTTGAGATCGGGTTTTTCATGTCATTTGATCAGATTGCGCTTTTTTCCCTGTTCGGGCTGGTTTTTGTTTTCCTTTTATGGGGGCGCTTCCGGTACGATCTGGTGGCATTCTGCGCGCTGCTGATAGCGCTTCTGCTTGGGCTCGTTCCGAAGGAAGACGCCTTTAGCGGCTTTGGCCATCCGGCAACGGTCATTGTTGCCCTAGTGCTGATTGTGTCCCGCGGGTTGATTAATTCCGGTGCCATCGACGTCCTGACACGCCATCTGATTGACCCGGCTCGTGGTCTGCCTGGTCATATAAGCCTGATTGGTGGTCTTGGCGGTCTGTTGTCCGGCTTTATGAACAATGTGGCGGCTCTGGCGCTTCTGATGCCGGTTGAGATACAGGCGTCCAAACGTGCTGGCAGGGCCGTTGGCCTCACTTTGATGCCGCTGGCATTTGCGACTATTCTCGGCGGGCTTTTCACGCTGATTGGCACGCCGCCGAATATCATCATTGCAGCATTCCGGGAACAGGCTTTGGGGCAACCGTTCGCCATGTTCGACTTTGCACCGGTTGGCCTGATCTGTGCGGTGGTTGGGATTGCCTTTATCGCGCTTGTGGGCTGGCGTCTGATTCCACGCGCCGGCAATGGCGGTGACGGAGAAAAAGCGGGCTTCGAGATCGAAAATTATATCGCTGAACTTCTGGTGCCGGAAGGATCCGGTGCGGTTGGCCAGCGTATAGCAGATCTTGATGACACCGCTGAAGAGGCTGACGCTGCGCTGATCGGGTTGGTCAGGAATGGAAAGCGCAAGCCCGGAAGGGCGCGACTTGAGGAGATTGCTGCGGGTGACATTCTGGTTGTTGAGGCAAGGCCTGATGCGATTGATCGCCTGCGCGGATTGCTCACGCTGGAATATGCGGGCGAAGAATATCATGCGAAAGCCGCTGCTGGCGGCATGTCTCTTATCGAGGTTGTGGTGCCACGGGATGCACGGATTGACGGACGGAGCGCCCTGTCCCTTGGCTTGCTCTACAGGCAGGGTGTGACGCTTCTGGGCGTTTCTCGGCAGGGCAGGAAATTCCGGAACCGTGTGAGAAAGCTTCCGATTGAGGCGGGCGATGTCCTTCTGCTTCTTGGACCATCAGAACGGTTGTCTGATGTAACGCAATGGCTTGGATGTCTGCCGTTGGCTGAGCGCGGACTGAGTGTCACGCAAAGAAGCAAGGCGCTTCCCGCTGCCCTGATTTTTGCCGCAGCCATTGCTCTGGCCAGCTTCGGGCTGGTTTATCTGCCTGTGGCTCTGGCCTGTGCGGCGGTACTCTATGTTCTTTTGAATATCGTGCCGCTCCGTGAGGTCTATGATCAGATTGAATGGCCAGTCGTGGTTCTGCTGGGGTCGATGATTCCCCTTGGTTCCGCTCTGGAACAGGCCGGAGGGACAGGGCTTATCGCTTCGGGTATCATTACGCTGACAGATGGTTATACGGCGCCCGTGGTTCTGGCTCTCCTGATGGTTGTAACCATGACCCTGTCGGATGTTCTGAACAATACCGCGACAACCGTGATTGCGGCCCCGATTGCTATCGAGATTGCCCAGACGCTACAGGTTAATCCGGACGCTTTTCTTATGGGAGTTGCCATATCGGCATCCTGCGCTTTTCTGACGCCGATCGGACACAAGAACAATACTCTGATCATGGGGCCCGGCGGATATGCTTTTGGCGATTACTGGCGGATGGGCCTGCCGCTTGAGCTGATTGTGATTGCCGTCGCGGTGCCGTCCATTCTCTTTTTCTGGCCGCTTTAG
- the secA gene encoding preprotein translocase subunit SecA, with the protein MIGLGALARKIFGSANDRRVKSYSPRIAQINALEAELEKLSDEQLRARTDEFRKQLADGATLDSLLVPAFATVREAAKRVLGQRHYDVQMIGGMVLNDRSIAEMRTGEGKTLVATLPTYLNALTGKGVHVVTVNDYLARRDAEWMGQIYGFLGLTTGIIVHGLEEEERAEAYAADITYGTNNEFGFDYLRDNMKMDKEEMVQRGHYFAIVDEVDSILVDEARTPLIISGPIEDRSDLYTLIDAVIPRLEEDDYELDEKQKSASFTEAGTEKLETMLMETGLLKGESLYDVENVSVVHHLNMALRAHKLFERDRDYIVRNDEVVIIDEFTGRMMPGRRYAEGQHQALEAKESVTIQPENQTLASITFQNYFRMYDKLAGMTGTAMTEADEFLDIYGLDVIDIPTNVDVQRVDEDDEVYRTVDEKYNAIIELLKDCRERGQPVLVGTASIEKSEFLAEALRKEGVKDVQVLNARYHEQEAFIVSQAGVPGAITIATNMAGRGTDIQLGGNADMRIAHELGEMEEGSERDAKEQAIRDEIATLKEQALAAGGLYVMATERHESRRIDNQLRGRSGRQGDPGRSKFFLSLQDDLMRIFGSDRMDGVLQKLGLKEGEAIVHPWVNKALERAQKKVEARNFDIRKNVLKFDDVMNDQRKVIFEQRLELMSDENTAETIADMREEVIEDMVQKHIPEKAYAEQWDTEGLKAQVQEVLGLDLPIDEWAKEEGIADDEIRERITRTTNELATARSERFGPDVMQQVEKAVLLQTLDHLWREHLSTLDQLRAVIGLRGYGQRDPLQEYKTESFGLFEAMLSNLRIMVTGQLLQFELQQAPSFDQPDEIEMHAEHINPLTGENDVELAALSDEENPEAWGKVGRNEPCPCGSGKKFKHCHGKY; encoded by the coding sequence ATGATCGGCCTCGGTGCGCTTGCGCGCAAGATTTTTGGCTCAGCGAATGACCGCCGCGTCAAGTCGTATTCCCCTCGTATCGCCCAGATCAATGCGCTGGAAGCGGAACTGGAAAAACTATCTGACGAGCAATTGCGTGCTCGCACGGATGAGTTCAGGAAACAGCTTGCCGACGGGGCAACATTGGACAGCCTTCTGGTGCCGGCCTTCGCGACGGTTCGTGAGGCCGCAAAACGTGTGCTGGGTCAGCGTCACTATGATGTGCAGATGATTGGCGGCATGGTGCTGAATGATCGGTCTATTGCGGAAATGCGGACTGGTGAGGGCAAGACGCTGGTTGCCACTCTGCCGACCTATCTGAATGCATTGACCGGCAAAGGCGTTCATGTGGTGACGGTCAACGACTATCTGGCCCGTCGTGACGCGGAGTGGATGGGGCAGATCTACGGTTTTCTCGGTCTGACGACCGGTATCATTGTCCATGGTCTGGAAGAGGAAGAGCGCGCAGAGGCTTATGCCGCTGACATCACCTACGGCACCAACAACGAGTTCGGCTTTGACTATCTTCGTGACAACATGAAGATGGACAAGGAGGAGATGGTTCAGCGCGGGCACTACTTTGCCATTGTCGATGAGGTGGACTCGATTCTCGTCGATGAGGCCAGAACGCCGCTGATTATCTCCGGCCCGATCGAAGACCGCTCTGATCTTTATACTCTGATTGATGCTGTTATCCCGCGTCTTGAAGAGGATGACTACGAGCTTGATGAAAAGCAGAAATCTGCATCCTTTACCGAGGCCGGTACGGAAAAGCTCGAAACCATGCTGATGGAAACGGGCCTTCTGAAAGGCGAGTCCCTTTATGATGTGGAGAACGTTTCCGTTGTTCATCATCTGAACATGGCCTTGCGGGCCCACAAGCTGTTTGAGCGGGACCGCGACTATATCGTCCGCAATGATGAAGTTGTCATCATTGACGAGTTTACCGGCCGCATGATGCCCGGACGCCGTTACGCGGAAGGCCAGCACCAGGCGCTTGAAGCCAAGGAAAGCGTGACCATCCAGCCGGAAAACCAGACACTGGCGTCCATCACGTTCCAGAATTATTTCCGCATGTATGATAAGCTGGCCGGGATGACCGGTACGGCCATGACCGAAGCGGATGAATTCCTCGATATCTATGGCCTTGATGTTATTGATATCCCGACGAATGTGGATGTTCAGCGTGTTGATGAGGATGATGAGGTCTACAGGACCGTTGATGAGAAATACAACGCTATCATTGAGCTGCTGAAAGATTGCCGCGAGCGCGGGCAGCCGGTTCTCGTGGGTACGGCATCCATCGAGAAGTCCGAGTTTCTGGCGGAAGCGCTGCGCAAGGAAGGCGTCAAGGATGTTCAGGTCCTGAATGCCCGCTATCACGAGCAGGAAGCCTTTATCGTGTCGCAGGCCGGTGTGCCCGGTGCAATCACCATTGCCACCAATATGGCGGGCCGCGGAACGGACATTCAGCTTGGCGGCAATGCGGACATGCGGATTGCCCATGAGCTGGGCGAGATGGAAGAAGGTTCTGAGCGGGATGCAAAAGAACAGGCTATCCGCGATGAGATTGCTACGCTGAAAGAACAGGCTCTGGCCGCTGGTGGTCTCTATGTGATGGCGACCGAGCGTCATGAGAGCCGCAGGATCGACAACCAGTTGCGTGGCCGTTCCGGTCGTCAGGGTGACCCTGGGCGTTCCAAGTTTTTCCTGTCGCTTCAGGATGACCTGATGCGTATCTTCGGCTCAGACCGGATGGATGGCGTGCTGCAGAAACTCGGCCTGAAAGAGGGTGAGGCGATTGTTCACCCCTGGGTCAACAAGGCGCTTGAGCGTGCCCAGAAAAAGGTTGAGGCGCGCAACTTCGACATTCGTAAGAATGTTCTCAAGTTTGACGATGTGATGAATGACCAGCGTAAGGTCATTTTCGAGCAGCGCCTTGAGCTGATGAGCGACGAGAATACCGCTGAGACTATTGCTGACATGCGTGAGGAAGTGATCGAGGATATGGTGCAGAAGCATATCCCCGAGAAAGCCTATGCAGAGCAGTGGGATACGGAAGGTCTGAAGGCACAGGTTCAGGAAGTTCTCGGCCTTGATCTGCCGATTGATGAATGGGCCAAGGAAGAAGGCATTGCGGATGATGAAATCCGCGAGCGGATTACGCGGACGACAAACGAGCTGGCCACCGCCCGGTCCGAGCGTTTTGGTCCGGACGTCATGCAGCAGGTGGAAAAGGCTGTTCTGTTGCAGACGCTTGACCACCTCTGGCGTGAGCATCTGTCAACTCTTGATCAGCTTCGTGCTGTGATCGGGCTGCGCGGTTATGGCCAGCGTGACCCGCTTCAGGAATACAAGACCGAGAGCTTTGGCCTGTTTGAGGCTATGCTGAGCAATCTGCGTATCATGGTGACAGGGCAGTTGCTGCAATTTGAACTTCAGCAGGCCCCGAGCTTTGATCAGCCGGATGAGATTGAAATGCACGCGGAACATATCAATCCGCTGACCGGTGAAAATGACGTTGAGCTTGCCGCGCTCTCTGATGAAGAGAATCCGGAAGCCTGGGGCAAGGTTGGACGGAATGAGCCTTGTCCTTGTGGATCCGGCAAAAAGTTCAAACATTGCCACGGCAAATACTGA